One genomic window of Inquilinus sp. KBS0705 includes the following:
- a CDS encoding methionine adenosyltransferase has product MPYLFTSESVSEGHPDKVADQISDALIDNFLAFDPESKVACETLVTTGQVILAGEVKSKAYLDVQKIAREVINKIGYTKGEYMFDGSSCGVLSAIHEQSPDINQGVDRQAKEEQGAGDQGMMFGYATSETDNYMPLALDIAHALLIELAAIRRENTDIKYLRPDAKSQVTLEYSDDNTPTRIDAIVISTQHDDFDEEQAMLKKISNDIISILIPRVKAKYPKYAHFFNSDIKYHINPTGKFVIGGPHGDTGLTGRKIIVDTYGGKGAHGGGAFSGKDPSKVDRSAAYATRHIAKNLVAAGVCNEVLVQVSYAIGVAQPMGIYVNTYGTAKVGLNDGEIAKKVEAIFNMTPYAIETRFKLRNPIYSETAAYGHFGKPSITVTKTFNAHDGSKLEREVELFTWEKLDFVDKVKAEFGL; this is encoded by the coding sequence ATGCCATATTTATTCACTTCAGAATCCGTATCAGAGGGGCACCCGGATAAAGTTGCCGATCAGATATCAGACGCGCTAATTGATAACTTTTTAGCTTTTGACCCCGAATCCAAAGTAGCCTGCGAAACTTTAGTAACTACCGGGCAGGTAATTTTGGCTGGCGAGGTAAAATCTAAAGCTTACTTAGATGTACAAAAGATTGCACGCGAAGTGATCAATAAAATTGGCTATACCAAAGGCGAATACATGTTTGACGGTAGCTCGTGCGGTGTGTTATCTGCCATTCATGAGCAATCGCCCGATATTAACCAGGGTGTTGACCGCCAGGCCAAAGAAGAGCAAGGCGCAGGCGACCAGGGTATGATGTTTGGTTACGCAACCAGCGAAACCGACAATTACATGCCTTTAGCTTTAGATATAGCGCATGCCTTATTAATAGAGCTTGCTGCCATACGCCGCGAAAATACAGACATTAAATACCTGCGCCCCGATGCAAAATCGCAGGTTACGCTTGAATATAGCGACGATAATACACCTACCCGCATTGATGCTATCGTAATATCTACACAACACGATGATTTTGACGAAGAGCAAGCGATGCTTAAAAAGATAAGCAATGATATAATAAGCATACTTATACCACGTGTAAAAGCTAAATATCCTAAATACGCTCACTTTTTTAACAGCGATATTAAATACCACATTAACCCTACCGGTAAATTTGTTATTGGTGGCCCCCATGGCGATACAGGCTTAACCGGCCGTAAAATTATTGTTGATACCTACGGTGGTAAAGGTGCCCACGGTGGCGGTGCATTCTCAGGTAAAGATCCATCAAAGGTTGATAGGTCTGCCGCTTATGCTACACGCCATATTGCTAAAAACCTGGTAGCTGCAGGAGTTTGTAACGAGGTTTTGGTACAGGTATCGTACGCTATAGGTGTAGCACAGCCAATGGGTATTTATGTAAATACTTATGGTACTGCTAAAGTAGGTTTAAATGATGGGGAGATAGCTAAAAAGGTAGAGGCCATATTTAATATGACTCCTTATGCTATTGAAACACGCTTTAAATTGCGTAACCCAATATACAGCGAAACCGCTGCTTACGGCCACTTTGGTAAGCCAAGTATTACAGTTACTAAAACCTTTAATGCGCACGACGGCAGCAAACTCGAACGCGAAGTAGAACTGTTCACCTGGGAAAAGCTGGACTTTGTAGATAAAGTTAAAGCCGAATTTGGTTTATAA
- a CDS encoding diacylglycerol kinase family lipid kinase, protein MKRKALFIINPVSGGKKKDGVPELITKYLDHSIFEFETIFSTGIKHARDVARDAAADYEIIIAVGGDGTVNEVASAIAGTNTVLGVIPYGSGNGLSRFLGVPMNAEGAIKALNTGHVIDIDAGKMNGKWFFNMAGMGFDAHISHVFAHGSKKRGFFSYLKSSFQEIANYRSQTYNITIDGVQYQREAFMLSIANSSQYGNNAHISPTASVQDGLLDICIIKPFPLWRFPEMGLRMFTKTSESSKFVQIIKGKTVAITRTQPGPIHLDGEPREAGINIDIEIQPGALKVMVGDTYKK, encoded by the coding sequence TTGAAAAGGAAAGCGTTATTTATTATAAACCCGGTATCGGGAGGGAAGAAGAAGGACGGTGTGCCGGAGCTGATAACTAAATACCTCGATCACTCGATTTTTGAGTTCGAAACTATTTTTAGCACAGGTATAAAGCACGCCCGCGATGTAGCCAGGGATGCCGCTGCCGATTATGAAATAATTATAGCAGTGGGCGGCGATGGCACAGTTAACGAGGTGGCATCGGCAATTGCAGGTACCAATACCGTGTTAGGGGTAATTCCATATGGATCGGGAAACGGCCTTTCGCGCTTTTTAGGCGTGCCAATGAATGCCGAAGGCGCAATAAAGGCTTTAAATACCGGGCATGTTATTGATATCGACGCCGGTAAAATGAATGGCAAATGGTTTTTTAATATGGCGGGCATGGGCTTTGATGCACATATTAGCCATGTGTTTGCCCATGGAAGTAAAAAGCGGGGCTTTTTTAGCTACCTAAAATCTTCCTTCCAGGAGATAGCCAACTATCGGTCGCAAACTTACAATATAACTATAGATGGGGTGCAATACCAGCGCGAGGCATTTATGCTTAGTATAGCCAATTCATCCCAATATGGTAACAACGCACATATATCGCCCACAGCATCTGTACAGGATGGGCTGCTTGATATATGTATTATCAAGCCGTTCCCGCTATGGCGCTTCCCCGAAATGGGTTTGCGGATGTTTACCAAGACAAGCGAAAGCTCTAAATTTGTACAAATAATAAAAGGGAAAACAGTAGCCATTACCAGAACACAGCCGGGGCCTATACATTTAGATGGCGAGCCACGCGAAGCCGGGATTAATATTGATATAGAAATACAACCCGGCGCACTAAAAGTTATGGTTGGCGATACTTATAAAAAGTAA
- a CDS encoding M20/M25/M40 family metallo-hydrolase has protein sequence MKSRSFIAIVALALAPLTGFCQDVHQLVNQEDVGRIIKTLSADDMQGRGTFTPGIDKAATFIEGEFKKAGLSPLAGAKGFRQNFSMVRTTPVSSKVVINGTEVAASNVAIGASQSFNWATADGVEVVRISAGKDFITEYRAIMNSDKKLLILVDTSFSKIFTRVAARYKDGGTSFKAAASDGALVFVMGTFGDVKSLTVNYESKATEQPLFNVVGIIPGKTKPNEYVVFSGHYDHLGILSGKRVMEGDSIANGADDDASGTTAVISLAKYYKKLNNNARTLVFVAFTAEEIGGFGSQYFSKQMNPDQVVAMFNIEMIGKEAKFGANTAFITGYERSDFGTILQKNLTGTAFTFHPDPYPEQNLFYRSDNATLAALGVPAHTISTDQIPTDKLYHTVKDEFSSLDVANITATIRAIALSSRSIVAGTDTPSRIPKLAK, from the coding sequence ATGAAAAGCAGATCATTTATAGCCATAGTCGCTTTAGCGCTGGCCCCCTTAACCGGCTTTTGCCAGGATGTACACCAACTGGTAAACCAGGAAGATGTTGGCCGCATTATAAAAACTTTGAGTGCCGACGATATGCAGGGCCGCGGCACCTTTACGCCCGGTATTGATAAGGCCGCTACTTTTATTGAGGGCGAGTTTAAAAAGGCGGGGTTAAGTCCGCTTGCAGGCGCAAAAGGTTTCCGCCAAAATTTTTCGATGGTGCGAACTACGCCGGTAAGCTCAAAAGTAGTTATAAACGGCACCGAAGTAGCGGCAAGCAATGTAGCCATTGGCGCATCGCAATCGTTTAACTGGGCTACCGCCGATGGCGTAGAAGTGGTGCGCATAAGTGCCGGTAAAGATTTTATAACTGAATACCGCGCTATTATGAACAGCGACAAAAAGCTGCTTATTTTGGTAGATACCAGCTTCTCTAAAATTTTTACGAGGGTTGCCGCGCGTTATAAAGATGGCGGCACCTCTTTTAAGGCTGCAGCCAGCGACGGCGCGCTGGTATTTGTAATGGGTACGTTTGGCGATGTAAAATCGCTTACGGTAAATTACGAAAGCAAGGCAACCGAGCAGCCTTTGTTTAACGTGGTAGGTATCATCCCCGGCAAAACAAAGCCGAACGAATACGTAGTGTTTTCGGGCCATTACGACCACCTGGGCATACTAAGCGGCAAACGGGTGATGGAGGGCGACAGCATTGCCAACGGTGCTGATGATGATGCATCGGGCACCACAGCGGTGATTAGCCTGGCCAAGTATTACAAAAAATTAAACAACAATGCCCGCACGCTGGTATTTGTGGCCTTTACGGCCGAAGAGATAGGCGGCTTTGGTTCGCAATACTTCTCTAAACAAATGAACCCCGACCAGGTAGTGGCTATGTTTAACATAGAGATGATAGGTAAGGAAGCAAAGTTTGGCGCTAATACCGCCTTCATTACCGGCTACGAGCGTTCAGATTTTGGAACCATACTGCAAAAGAATTTAACAGGTACGGCATTCACCTTTCACCCCGACCCATACCCGGAGCAAAACCTATTTTACCGCAGTGATAACGCCACGCTAGCCGCTTTAGGCGTACCGGCGCATACCATTAGCACCGACCAAATACCTACCGACAAGCTATACCATACCGTTAAGGATGAGTTTAGCTCGTTAGATGTAGCCAACATTACGGCAACCATCCGCGCCATAGCCCTAAGCTCGCGCAGTATAGTAGCCGGCACCGATACACCGAGTAGAATACCGAAGCTGGCGAAGTAG
- a CDS encoding 1-acyl-sn-glycerol-3-phosphate acyltransferase: MKKFLGYILSPVAIFAFFMLLVIFHPIQWLTLKLGGYSAHKRCVDILNFFLVKTAYILGNSVNFINNQNLPAGRPIIFIANHQSLFDIPPMIYYLRRYHAKFISKVELTKGIPSISYNLRHGGGANIDRKDPRQSITELVKFATRMKDNNWSAMIFPEGTRSKDGHVKPFQSAGIATLLKKCPNALLVPIAIKDSWKMIQYGMYPLNTFTPMTWEVLEPIEPGTGTVEELVAEIERRIRAKID, from the coding sequence ATGAAAAAGTTTTTAGGCTATATCCTGTCGCCAGTTGCCATTTTTGCATTTTTTATGCTACTGGTTATCTTTCATCCTATACAGTGGCTTACGCTTAAGCTTGGTGGCTATAGTGCCCATAAGCGCTGTGTAGATATCCTTAACTTCTTTTTGGTGAAAACCGCCTATATACTAGGCAACAGCGTTAATTTTATCAATAACCAAAACCTGCCTGCAGGCCGCCCGATCATATTTATTGCCAACCACCAAAGCCTTTTTGATATCCCCCCTATGATATACTACCTGCGCAGGTACCACGCCAAGTTCATATCAAAAGTGGAGTTAACTAAGGGAATTCCCTCTATATCATATAACTTAAGGCATGGCGGCGGTGCTAATATAGACCGCAAGGACCCGCGGCAGAGCATTACCGAACTGGTTAAATTTGCCACCCGCATGAAGGATAACAACTGGTCGGCGATGATATTTCCAGAGGGGACCAGATCAAAGGATGGGCATGTAAAACCCTTCCAATCGGCTGGAATAGCCACTTTATTGAAGAAATGCCCCAACGCACTGTTGGTTCCTATAGCTATAAAAGACTCGTGGAAGATGATACAATACGGCATGTACCCGCTAAATACCTTTACCCCCATGACCTGGGAAGTGTTAGAACCTATTGAACCCGGTACCGGAACGGTTGAAGAATTAGTAGCCGAAATTGAGCGCCGAATTAGAGCAAAAATCGATTGA
- a CDS encoding NUDIX hydrolase: protein MDNPTDNPWKILSEKEIYDNPWINVTEYQVINPSGNPGIYGQVHYKNIAIGVLPLDDDMNTYLVGQYRFTLNQYSWELPEGGGVIGVDPIESAKRELLEETGLKASKWTEIQRMHLSNSVSDEFCILYVARGLQQFEAEPEDTEQLIVKKVPFDEVYRMVCAGEITDSLAVAAVLKVRLMQIENTL from the coding sequence ATGGACAACCCGACAGATAACCCCTGGAAAATACTTTCAGAAAAAGAAATTTACGATAACCCATGGATAAATGTAACCGAATACCAAGTGATCAATCCATCGGGCAATCCGGGTATTTATGGGCAGGTGCATTACAAAAACATAGCTATAGGTGTGCTACCTTTAGATGATGACATGAATACCTATCTGGTTGGGCAATACCGCTTTACGCTTAACCAATATAGCTGGGAGTTGCCCGAAGGCGGCGGTGTTATTGGTGTCGATCCGATAGAATCGGCTAAAAGGGAGTTACTGGAAGAAACTGGCTTAAAGGCATCCAAATGGACGGAGATACAACGTATGCACCTTTCTAACTCGGTTAGTGACGAGTTTTGTATACTTTACGTAGCCCGCGGATTACAGCAGTTTGAAGCCGAACCTGAAGATACAGAGCAGCTTATTGTTAAAAAAGTACCTTTTGACGAGGTTTACCGCATGGTTTGCGCCGGCGAAATAACCGACTCGCTGGCTGTGGCCGCCGTACTAAAAGTGCGCCTGATGCAAATAGAGAACACATTATAA
- a CDS encoding rhodanese-like domain-containing protein: MKEVSVQELKEKLDKGEDFQLIDVREDFEYETSNIGGQHIPLGGILIEAEKIAKDKPVVVMCRSGKRSAAAIMQLEQQGYTNLSNLKGGILAWQAEIDPEINVY, translated from the coding sequence ATGAAAGAAGTAAGCGTACAAGAACTAAAAGAGAAATTGGATAAAGGCGAAGATTTTCAATTAATAGATGTTCGCGAGGATTTTGAATACGAAACATCAAACATTGGCGGCCAGCATATACCGCTTGGCGGCATATTAATAGAGGCCGAAAAAATAGCTAAAGATAAACCGGTTGTAGTAATGTGCCGCAGTGGCAAACGCAGCGCGGCGGCAATAATGCAGTTAGAGCAGCAGGGCTATACTAACCTAAGCAACCTTAAGGGCGGTATTTTAGCCTGGCAGGCCGAAATTGACCCCGAAATAAACGTATATTAA
- a CDS encoding DUF4407 domain-containing protein, producing MKKITRFFWFCSGAHIDTLKKYPIEHNKYVGIGATIFFTALFASLSGGYAMYFVFSGDAFAVGFAILFGLLWGTAIFNMDRYIVSSINKEGSINNQILQASPRILLAIMIGVVISRPLELKIFDKEIRQKLKTAYLKGQHSKIDTLQKTYNEKYAQELTKNNDLKKEKDSLERDINRSRYQLNQEVFGDKTNQTSGITGYGTYAKQKQQVLQEKEERLKAVTGNLGQLDDYLGRRKDYEGLNATRLFTEKQLDSLANVAGFADRNWALGQLSYNDNGTRDLDTYLAIAFIGYLFILFECLPVFVKLMSPKGPYDTAIAKTAEANNHFAERDKEREIMVTDDTYDHSLDADIKRRKQIITGQSEYDLGRHSYD from the coding sequence ATGAAAAAAATTACACGGTTTTTCTGGTTTTGTTCGGGCGCGCACATCGATACATTAAAGAAATACCCTATAGAACATAACAAATATGTGGGCATTGGTGCCACCATATTTTTCACCGCTTTATTCGCGTCGCTATCCGGCGGCTACGCCATGTATTTTGTTTTTAGCGGCGACGCCTTTGCCGTTGGCTTTGCCATATTGTTTGGCCTGCTTTGGGGTACTGCTATTTTTAACATGGACCGCTACATCGTATCCAGCATAAACAAAGAGGGCAGCATTAACAACCAAATATTGCAGGCATCGCCACGTATATTGTTGGCCATAATGATAGGCGTAGTGATATCGCGCCCGTTGGAGCTGAAGATATTTGATAAAGAAATTAGGCAGAAGCTAAAAACAGCTTATTTGAAAGGGCAGCATAGCAAAATAGATACCCTGCAAAAAACCTACAACGAAAAGTATGCCCAGGAGCTGACCAAAAACAACGACCTTAAGAAGGAAAAAGACTCGTTGGAGCGCGACATTAACCGTTCGCGCTATCAACTAAACCAGGAGGTTTTTGGCGATAAAACCAACCAAACATCGGGCATAACCGGTTATGGCACTTATGCCAAGCAAAAGCAGCAGGTATTGCAGGAGAAAGAAGAACGGTTGAAGGCGGTTACCGGAAACCTGGGCCAGTTAGACGATTACCTGGGCCGCCGTAAAGATTATGAAGGCTTGAATGCCACCCGACTATTTACCGAAAAGCAGCTGGACAGCCTGGCAAACGTTGCCGGCTTTGCCGACCGTAACTGGGCACTGGGCCAGCTATCCTACAACGATAACGGCACCCGCGATTTAGACACTTACCTGGCTATTGCCTTTATAGGCTACCTGTTTATTTTGTTTGAGTGTTTGCCGGTGTTTGTAAAGCTAATGTCGCCCAAGGGGCCATATGATACCGCGATAGCTAAAACAGCCGAGGCCAATAACCACTTTGCCGAACGCGACAAAGAGCGTGAAATAATGGTTACCGACGATACCTACGACCATAGCCTGGATGCCGATATAAAGCGGCGAAAGCAGATCATTACCGGCCAATCGGAATATGACCTGGGCAGGCATAGTTATGATTGA
- a CDS encoding EamA family transporter: MKIKPTASPLLVAFAFFSIYIVWGSTYLAVAYTLKSFPPFIMVSIRYLVAGILMLAWCMLKSEQLPERKLIIRHSLSGIMMLVGGTGMIAWAEQYISSGQAAILVATEPLIFLLIDKKRWPEYFSNKFIISGLLIGFTGIFLFLKLGVAEANPSPMATIASIVILFSAVLWVLGSLITKDSKGNSSATMNAGIQLLASGLASGIVALCKSEQVGFSFKNVTPEAWGGVIFLIIMGSLVAYLSFIWLITIKPPAIVSTHTYVNPVVAVFLGWLMINESVNTAQLISLIIILAGILLVNAPGYLKRKDLAREST; this comes from the coding sequence ATGAAAATTAAACCAACAGCATCGCCCTTATTAGTAGCATTCGCTTTTTTCAGCATCTACATCGTTTGGGGGTCAACGTATTTAGCGGTTGCCTATACTTTAAAAAGCTTTCCGCCATTTATAATGGTTAGCATACGTTATTTAGTTGCGGGTATATTAATGCTGGCCTGGTGCATGCTTAAAAGCGAGCAATTGCCCGAAAGAAAACTGATCATCCGCCATTCTTTAAGCGGGATAATGATGCTGGTTGGCGGCACAGGTATGATAGCCTGGGCCGAGCAATACATCAGTTCGGGCCAGGCGGCCATATTGGTAGCTACCGAACCATTGATATTTTTACTGATAGATAAAAAACGCTGGCCTGAATATTTTTCTAACAAATTTATTATCAGTGGCTTGCTTATCGGCTTTACCGGCATATTCCTGTTTTTAAAACTGGGCGTTGCCGAGGCCAACCCATCGCCCATGGCTACTATTGCCAGTATAGTGATATTATTTAGCGCCGTGTTATGGGTGTTGGGGTCGCTTATTACTAAAGATAGTAAAGGCAACAGCTCTGCCACCATGAATGCGGGAATACAGCTACTGGCCTCAGGTTTAGCAAGCGGCATTGTGGCCCTTTGTAAAAGCGAACAGGTGGGTTTCTCATTTAAAAATGTAACTCCCGAGGCCTGGGGTGGTGTTATCTTTTTAATCATAATGGGTTCGCTGGTAGCCTACCTATCGTTTATATGGCTTATAACCATTAAGCCACCGGCTATTGTAAGCACACATACTTATGTAAACCCTGTTGTAGCGGTATTTTTAGGCTGGCTGATGATAAATGAAAGTGTTAATACGGCGCAATTAATAAGCCTTATCATCATATTAGCGGGTATATTGCTGGTTAATGCGCCGGGCTACCTTAAAAGAAAAGACTTAGCCCGCGAAAGCACTTAG
- a CDS encoding M61 family metallopeptidase, whose protein sequence is MKKLLLLAAAAFTATASFAQTKNRDAIYYAVSFPNAIHHEAEITMTIPGISVGKVMVRMSRSSPGRYATHEFGKNIYNVKATDVAGSPLTITQVQGDVYEISGDHPDIVKVSYTLYGNHADGTYVGIDGSHAHLNMPAAFMWVPGMEKKPVKFEFNDLDKYGWKVATQLKHEGDNVYSAPDLQYMMDSPTELSAIKESSWEVVNTNGKKQTIKLAVHSDDDQATVDNFAKMVQKVVLEEKAVFGEQPDYDFGTYTFLDDVHPSDFGDGMEHRNSTCIVDQAPKIAGNEKDLIGTFSHEFFHSWNVERIRPKSLEPFNFEHANMSNELWFAEGFTQYYGELILTRTGENSVDSYTNTLAGLINSVLVSPGPAKYPPTMMSRYAVFTDAGVSIDASNYANVITSYYFYGGATALALDLRLRSEFKLTLDDYMRQVWLTIGKPEKAYTIPDLQAVLAKLTNPKFATQFFNDYIYGIKKNDYAALLEKAGLILRKAQPGKGWLGRIPGRPVDGGGLAITSATLSISPLYKAGLDAGDVILKVDGTDIKTAANITDLLKDKKPGDKLAVSYKNRTGAHEATITLEESPALEVVTNEKAGKDLTKEQQDFRNSWLSSKVK, encoded by the coding sequence ATGAAAAAACTACTTTTACTGGCTGCTGCGGCTTTTACAGCTACCGCAAGCTTTGCCCAAACCAAAAACCGCGATGCCATATACTATGCGGTATCATTCCCCAACGCCATACATCACGAGGCCGAAATTACCATGACCATACCGGGCATATCTGTAGGTAAGGTAATGGTACGCATGAGCCGTTCATCGCCGGGGCGTTATGCCACGCACGAGTTTGGTAAAAACATATACAATGTAAAGGCAACCGATGTTGCGGGCAGCCCCTTAACCATTACACAGGTACAAGGCGATGTGTACGAGATAAGCGGCGACCACCCCGATATTGTAAAGGTAAGCTATACCCTGTATGGTAACCATGCCGATGGTACCTATGTAGGTATTGATGGCAGCCACGCACACCTTAACATGCCCGCCGCCTTTATGTGGGTGCCGGGTATGGAAAAGAAACCGGTAAAGTTTGAGTTTAACGACCTGGACAAATACGGCTGGAAAGTAGCCACACAATTAAAGCACGAGGGTGATAACGTATACAGCGCCCCCGACTTGCAATACATGATGGATAGCCCTACCGAACTAAGCGCCATTAAAGAAAGCAGCTGGGAAGTGGTAAATACCAATGGCAAAAAACAAACGATAAAGCTGGCAGTACACTCTGATGACGACCAGGCTACCGTAGATAATTTTGCCAAGATGGTACAAAAAGTAGTACTGGAAGAAAAAGCCGTATTTGGCGAGCAGCCCGACTACGATTTTGGCACCTATACCTTTTTAGATGATGTGCACCCAAGCGATTTTGGCGACGGGATGGAGCACCGCAACAGCACCTGTATTGTTGACCAGGCACCAAAAATTGCCGGCAACGAGAAAGATTTGATAGGCACATTTTCGCACGAGTTTTTTCATAGCTGGAATGTGGAGCGCATACGCCCAAAATCGTTAGAGCCCTTTAACTTTGAGCATGCCAACATGAGCAACGAGCTTTGGTTTGCCGAAGGCTTTACCCAATACTACGGCGAACTGATACTTACCCGTACCGGCGAAAATAGTGTAGACAGCTATACCAACACCCTGGCTGGGCTTATCAATTCGGTGCTGGTATCGCCGGGGCCTGCCAAATACCCGCCAACCATGATGAGCCGCTACGCGGTATTTACTGACGCAGGCGTATCTATTGATGCCAGCAACTATGCCAACGTAATTACCAGCTATTATTTTTATGGCGGCGCTACCGCCCTGGCGCTTGATCTGCGCCTGCGCAGCGAGTTTAAGTTAACGCTTGATGATTATATGCGCCAGGTTTGGTTAACCATTGGCAAGCCCGAAAAGGCCTACACCATACCCGACTTGCAGGCAGTATTGGCCAAGCTAACCAACCCCAAATTTGCTACCCAGTTTTTTAACGATTACATATACGGTATTAAAAAGAACGACTATGCCGCCCTGCTTGAAAAAGCGGGCCTTATATTGCGCAAGGCGCAGCCGGGCAAAGGCTGGCTTGGCCGCATACCGGGCAGGCCGGTTGATGGTGGTGGTTTAGCCATCACTTCGGCAACATTGTCTATCTCGCCGCTTTACAAAGCGGGTTTAGATGCCGGCGATGTGATATTAAAGGTAGATGGTACCGATATAAAAACCGCAGCCAATATTACCGACCTGCTAAAAGATAAAAAGCCCGGCGATAAGTTAGCGGTAAGTTATAAAAACCGCACCGGCGCGCACGAGGCTACCATTACACTGGAAGAAAGCCCCGCGCTGGAAGTGGTAACCAACGAAAAAGCAGGTAAAGATTTAACAAAAGAACAACAGGATTTCCGCAATAGCTGGTTATCATCAAAAGTAAAATAA
- a CDS encoding metalloprotease, which produces MQWFGRRESGNVEEGSSGGGRGMALGGGVIGIIAAAIYFFTGIDPSAVLNQVQGGGNPQQANTQSAGPDNDQKKFARVVLADTEDVWTKLFSDMGRTYQEPTMHFFEGGVTTACGQAQSASGPFYCPGDQKVYIDVAFFDELKEKFGAAGDFAQAYVIAHEVGHHVQDLLGVSAKMEEARNQLSESEYNKLSVKLELQADFYAGVWAYYEKNLKNVLDPGDIEEALNAAHQIGDDRLQQEYQGRVTPDSFTHGTSAQRMYWFKKGYETGDVKQGNTFAAADLE; this is translated from the coding sequence ATGCAATGGTTTGGCAGGCGCGAAAGCGGTAATGTAGAAGAAGGCAGCAGCGGCGGTGGCCGTGGGATGGCCCTTGGTGGCGGTGTTATAGGTATTATAGCCGCGGCGATATACTTTTTTACCGGGATAGACCCATCAGCCGTGCTTAACCAGGTACAAGGCGGCGGCAACCCGCAGCAGGCCAATACGCAGTCGGCCGGGCCGGATAACGACCAAAAGAAGTTTGCCCGTGTGGTTTTAGCCGATACTGAGGATGTATGGACCAAGCTATTCAGCGATATGGGCCGCACCTACCAGGAGCCTACCATGCACTTTTTTGAGGGCGGCGTAACCACTGCCTGCGGCCAGGCGCAATCGGCCAGCGGCCCTTTCTATTGCCCCGGCGATCAGAAGGTATATATAGATGTCGCCTTTTTTGATGAATTAAAAGAGAAATTTGGCGCAGCCGGTGACTTTGCCCAGGCCTACGTTATAGCCCACGAGGTTGGCCACCATGTGCAGGACCTGCTTGGCGTATCCGCCAAAATGGAAGAGGCGCGTAATCAGCTCAGCGAGTCGGAATATAATAAGCTATCGGTAAAGCTGGAACTGCAAGCCGACTTTTATGCCGGTGTTTGGGCCTATTACGAAAAGAATCTGAAAAACGTACTGGACCCGGGAGATATAGAGGAGGCCCTTAACGCTGCCCACCAAATTGGCGACGACCGCTTGCAGCAGGAGTACCAGGGAAGGGTTACTCCGGATAGCTTTACCCACGGCACCAGCGCCCAGCGCATGTACTGGTTTAAGAAGGGTTACGAAACCGGCGACGTAAAACAAGGCAACACTTTTGCCGCCGCAGATTTGGAATAG